One Streptomyces drozdowiczii DNA segment encodes these proteins:
- a CDS encoding phage tail protein gives MAEGDALSTHVFGVQLGGYLVESIQEISGLTVEEEVVEVRQVTSTGKQIIRKQPGARQAGEVTITRGLDKSSEFTKWIKETLNNGAVDTARQNLTIEIKDSKGDTVRRIQLMQGWASRWEGPSLKAGESSAATETVTITFEEIVVE, from the coding sequence ATGGCAGAGGGCGACGCTCTTTCCACCCACGTCTTCGGCGTGCAGCTCGGCGGCTATCTCGTGGAGTCCATCCAGGAGATCAGCGGCCTCACCGTCGAGGAGGAGGTGGTGGAGGTCCGGCAGGTGACCTCCACCGGCAAGCAGATCATCCGCAAGCAGCCCGGCGCGCGGCAGGCCGGCGAGGTGACGATCACCCGGGGACTCGACAAGAGCAGCGAGTTCACCAAGTGGATCAAGGAGACGCTGAACAACGGCGCCGTCGACACCGCGCGGCAGAACCTCACCATCGAGATCAAGGACTCGAAGGGTGACACCGTCCGCCGCATCCAGCTGATGCAGGGCTGGGCCAGCCGCTGGGAGGGCCCCTCGCTGAAGGCCGGCGAGTCCAGCGCGGCGACCGAGACGGTCACCATCACCTTCGAGGAGATCGTGGTCGAATGA
- a CDS encoding tetratricopeptide repeat protein, with the protein MAYWRGEAGDAAGALTAYEELLADRLRVLGPDHPHTLTSRHNVARWRGETGDPARAAAEFAELMEDRLRILGPDHPNTFLSRANLARWQGESGDPEAAVDGLTDLLADVTRVLGPDHPRTLRVRSLLTEWQSRRGAAP; encoded by the coding sequence CTGGCCTACTGGCGGGGCGAGGCGGGGGACGCGGCCGGGGCGCTGACCGCGTACGAGGAACTGCTGGCGGACCGGCTGCGCGTCCTCGGGCCCGACCACCCCCACACCCTCACGAGCCGGCACAACGTCGCCCGGTGGCGCGGGGAGACGGGGGACCCCGCGAGGGCCGCCGCGGAGTTCGCGGAACTGATGGAGGACCGCCTGCGGATCCTGGGCCCCGACCACCCCAACACCTTCCTCAGCCGGGCGAACCTGGCCCGCTGGCAGGGCGAGTCGGGGGACCCGGAGGCCGCCGTCGACGGGCTCACCGACCTGCTCGCCGACGTCACGCGCGTCCTGGGTCCGGACCACCCGAGGACGCTCAGGGTCCGCTCCCTGCTCACGGAGTGGCAGAGCCGCCGGGGCGCCGCCCCCTAG
- a CDS encoding GPW/gp25 family protein: MSEHGFIGRGWGFPLRVGATGGIGMVEREQEIEEAIGLILGTAPGERPMRPEFGCGIHEYVFAPGDGATAGRIAHEVRTSLERWEPRIEVRDVVVAYDTVEEGTLYIDVHYTVRSTNDLRNLVFPFYTIPEAGAR; this comes from the coding sequence ATGAGCGAGCACGGCTTCATCGGGCGCGGCTGGGGCTTCCCGCTGCGCGTGGGCGCCACGGGCGGCATCGGCATGGTCGAGCGGGAGCAGGAGATCGAGGAGGCCATCGGCCTGATCCTCGGCACCGCGCCCGGCGAACGCCCGATGCGCCCCGAATTCGGCTGCGGCATCCACGAGTACGTCTTCGCGCCCGGCGACGGCGCGACCGCCGGGCGGATCGCCCACGAGGTGCGGACGTCCCTGGAGCGCTGGGAGCCGCGCATCGAGGTCCGGGACGTGGTCGTCGCGTACGACACCGTCGAGGAAGGCACGCTCTACATCGACGTGCACTACACCGTCCGGTCCACCAACGACCTGCGCAACCTCGTCTTCCCCTTCTACACGATCCCCGAGGCGGGAGCCCGCTGA
- a CDS encoding PAAR domain-containing protein encodes MPQAARTGDPTVHGGAIGTPPPGAAAVATVWIGGKPAAVTGSLHVCVVPPHALLGPGNVVMPNPAAAVGGAVLIGGLPAARVGDTTSCGAKIIAGAPNVLIGGPI; translated from the coding sequence ATGCCCCAGGCAGCCCGTACGGGCGACCCCACCGTCCACGGGGGCGCCATCGGCACCCCGCCCCCGGGAGCGGCGGCCGTCGCCACCGTGTGGATCGGCGGCAAGCCGGCCGCCGTCACCGGAAGCCTGCACGTCTGCGTCGTGCCCCCGCACGCCCTGCTCGGCCCGGGGAACGTCGTCATGCCGAACCCGGCGGCGGCCGTCGGCGGCGCGGTCCTGATCGGCGGGCTGCCCGCCGCCCGCGTGGGCGACACCACCAGCTGCGGCGCGAAGATCATCGCCGGGGCGCCCAACGTCCTGATCGGGGGCCCGATATGA
- a CDS encoding DUF6760 family protein: protein MTYAPSRLREEIAYIAYHFHWQREEILDLTHGERQEWVREIARINTRVNESG from the coding sequence GTGACGTACGCGCCTTCCCGGCTGCGGGAGGAGATCGCGTACATCGCCTACCACTTCCACTGGCAGCGCGAGGAGATCCTCGACCTCACGCATGGTGAGCGGCAGGAATGGGTGAGGGAGATAGCGCGGATCAACACCCGCGTGAACGAGAGCGGGTGA
- a CDS encoding putative baseplate assembly protein: MSLTPPNLDDRRFQQLVDEAKRYVQQRSPEWTDHNVSDPGVTLIETFAYMVDQLLYRLNRVPDRNYFAFLDLLGVQLFPPTAARADVDFWLSAPQPDTVRLPAGTEVATARGETEEAVVFSTGEELAIVPSSLVRLVTVPASGEQTDRTAPLAEGRDIPCFQARPQPGDALLFGLPTAVPRCIVAVRLDSRVEGVGVDPRQPPLVWEAWDGARWVPCATGVDSTGGLNKPGEITVFVPAGHTASVTAGIRAGWLRCRVTEAAPGQPFYSESPTIREAEVFTVGGTIGAEHAETVYDVPLGTSEGVAGQTFAAPRTPVLLDGEPPLVEVSSADGWQTWTPVEHFGASGPGDRHVRIDAVSGRFAFPPEVREADGTIRAYGAVPAKGAHIRLPRYRTGGGAAGNVARGAIRVLRSSVPYVAGVDNREAARGGVDGETVENAKLRAPQILRVQERAVTAEDHEAIAREAAPSLRRVRCLPAAPGEGGAVRVLVVPDAVPDEGGRLRFEQLIPPDSVLAAVAGRLDERRLVGTRLVVEPPAYQGVTVVAGLVADDGETDRVRTAALDALFRLIDPLRGGADGTGWPFGRPVQYGEVFAALQNVPGVRLVEEVRLFPADPLTGRRGGAVDRVEVAANALVFSHQHQVAVTAAGERA, encoded by the coding sequence ATGTCCCTGACCCCGCCCAATCTGGACGACCGCCGCTTCCAGCAGCTCGTGGACGAGGCCAAGCGGTACGTCCAGCAGCGCTCGCCCGAGTGGACCGACCACAACGTGTCGGACCCGGGGGTTACGCTGATCGAGACGTTCGCGTACATGGTCGACCAGCTGCTCTACCGGCTGAACCGGGTGCCCGACCGCAACTACTTCGCCTTCCTGGACCTGCTCGGCGTGCAGCTGTTCCCGCCGACGGCCGCCCGCGCCGACGTCGACTTCTGGCTGTCCGCGCCGCAGCCGGACACGGTGCGCCTCCCGGCCGGTACGGAGGTGGCGACCGCGCGCGGCGAGACGGAGGAGGCGGTCGTCTTCTCGACCGGTGAGGAGCTGGCGATCGTGCCGAGCTCCCTCGTCCGCCTGGTCACGGTCCCGGCGTCCGGCGAGCAGACCGACCGCACCGCGCCGCTCGCCGAGGGCCGGGACATCCCCTGCTTCCAGGCCCGGCCCCAGCCCGGCGACGCCCTCCTGTTCGGGCTGCCCACCGCCGTGCCGCGCTGCATCGTCGCCGTACGCCTGGACAGCCGGGTGGAGGGCGTCGGCGTCGACCCCCGGCAGCCGCCGCTGGTCTGGGAGGCGTGGGACGGCGCCCGCTGGGTGCCGTGCGCGACCGGCGTCGACTCCACCGGCGGGCTCAACAAGCCCGGTGAGATCACGGTGTTCGTGCCCGCCGGACACACCGCGTCCGTCACCGCCGGCATCCGCGCGGGCTGGCTGCGCTGCCGGGTCACCGAGGCCGCCCCCGGCCAGCCCTTCTACTCCGAGTCCCCGACGATCCGCGAGGCGGAGGTCTTCACCGTCGGCGGCACGATCGGGGCCGAGCACGCGGAGACCGTGTACGACGTGCCGCTCGGCACCTCCGAGGGGGTCGCGGGCCAGACGTTCGCGGCGCCCCGGACGCCCGTCCTGCTCGACGGGGAACCGCCGCTCGTGGAGGTGTCCTCGGCGGACGGCTGGCAGACCTGGACCCCGGTCGAGCACTTCGGCGCATCCGGCCCGGGCGACCGGCACGTCCGGATCGACGCGGTCTCGGGCCGGTTCGCCTTCCCGCCCGAGGTGCGCGAGGCGGACGGCACGATACGGGCGTACGGGGCGGTGCCGGCGAAGGGCGCCCACATCCGCCTTCCCCGCTACCGCACGGGCGGCGGCGCCGCCGGCAATGTGGCGCGCGGCGCGATCCGCGTCCTGCGCAGCTCCGTCCCGTACGTCGCCGGGGTCGACAACCGCGAGGCGGCGCGCGGCGGGGTGGACGGCGAGACCGTCGAGAACGCGAAGCTGCGCGCGCCGCAGATCCTGCGCGTCCAGGAGCGGGCCGTCACCGCCGAGGACCACGAGGCCATCGCCCGCGAGGCCGCGCCCTCGCTGCGCCGCGTCCGCTGCCTGCCCGCCGCCCCCGGCGAGGGCGGCGCGGTCCGGGTCCTGGTCGTCCCGGACGCGGTCCCCGACGAGGGCGGCCGGCTCCGCTTCGAGCAGCTGATCCCGCCGGACTCCGTGCTCGCGGCGGTGGCCGGGCGCCTGGACGAACGGCGGCTCGTCGGCACCCGCCTGGTGGTCGAACCCCCCGCCTACCAGGGCGTCACGGTCGTCGCGGGCCTGGTCGCGGACGACGGCGAGACGGACCGCGTCCGCACGGCCGCGCTCGACGCGCTCTTCCGCCTCATCGACCCGCTGCGGGGCGGCGCGGACGGCACGGGGTGGCCGTTCGGCAGGCCCGTGCAGTACGGGGAGGTGTTCGCCGCCCTCCAGAACGTGCCCGGCGTCCGCCTGGTCGAGGAGGTCCGCCTGTTCCCGGCGGATCCCCTCACCGGGAGGCGCGGCGGTGCGGTGGACCGCGTCGAGGTGGCGGCCAACGCGCTCGTCTTCTCCCACCAGCACCAGGTCGCGGTGACGGCCGCGGGGGAGCGCGCATGA
- a CDS encoding hydrolytic protein, protein MPTVTVTPGAEATTTLTVRNDGDIVEAYTLDVVGDCAAWTTVEPARVSLYPGTSETVTVRFAPPRSHEVRAGEKPLGIRVLPAEHPESVAVPEMTVVIEPFHELRARLEPGRRRGWLGARFRTVVQNLGNAPTEVSLAGRQQGEELRLAFTPERRKLEPGESAEAGLKVRARKLIWFGAPAAWPFEVVAGEPEDAERPPEGRPEPLQGEFAQIPVFPKWLLILLAAILALLLAWFALVRPAVRSTAKEAGAKAAQEENRQPRQGGSASGGGQQDPQGKGEGSAGADGSGGGSGGSGSGGSTGGSGGSGGGGNPQQMSETIDVQTGAGGRKTGTYVVPEGKTFGVTDIVVANFQGDEGLLTISFGQRKITTIALETFRNQDYHWVTPIQIPEKAAVTVSVTCAKPGTPATGKQASGCHQVLNVSGELTDVPRDER, encoded by the coding sequence ATGCCCACGGTGACGGTGACGCCCGGCGCCGAAGCGACGACCACGCTCACCGTGCGCAACGACGGCGACATCGTCGAGGCGTACACCCTGGACGTGGTCGGCGACTGCGCGGCGTGGACCACGGTGGAACCGGCCCGGGTCTCCCTCTACCCCGGCACCTCCGAGACCGTCACGGTGCGCTTCGCGCCGCCCCGGTCCCACGAGGTCCGCGCCGGTGAGAAGCCGCTGGGCATACGGGTGCTGCCCGCCGAGCACCCCGAGTCGGTGGCCGTCCCCGAGATGACGGTGGTGATCGAGCCGTTCCACGAGCTGCGCGCACGCCTGGAACCGGGGCGCCGCCGGGGCTGGCTGGGGGCCCGCTTCCGTACCGTCGTGCAGAACCTCGGGAACGCGCCCACCGAGGTGTCCCTCGCGGGCCGGCAGCAGGGCGAGGAACTGCGCCTCGCGTTCACGCCGGAGCGCCGGAAGCTGGAGCCCGGCGAGTCCGCCGAGGCGGGCCTCAAGGTCCGGGCCCGCAAGCTGATCTGGTTCGGTGCGCCGGCCGCCTGGCCGTTCGAGGTGGTGGCCGGGGAGCCGGAGGACGCCGAGCGCCCCCCGGAGGGGCGGCCGGAACCGCTCCAGGGCGAGTTCGCCCAGATCCCGGTCTTTCCGAAGTGGCTGCTGATCCTGCTCGCGGCGATCCTCGCGCTGCTGCTCGCCTGGTTCGCGCTGGTGCGCCCGGCCGTCCGCTCCACCGCCAAGGAGGCGGGCGCCAAGGCCGCGCAGGAGGAGAACCGGCAGCCCCGGCAGGGCGGTTCGGCATCCGGCGGCGGGCAGCAGGACCCCCAGGGCAAGGGGGAGGGCTCGGCGGGCGCCGACGGGTCCGGCGGCGGCTCGGGCGGTTCCGGCTCGGGCGGCTCCACCGGCGGTTCGGGTGGCTCGGGCGGCGGAGGGAACCCGCAGCAGATGTCCGAGACCATCGACGTGCAGACCGGCGCCGGGGGCCGGAAGACCGGTACCTATGTCGTTCCGGAAGGCAAGACTTTCGGGGTCACGGACATCGTCGTCGCCAATTTCCAGGGCGACGAAGGGCTGCTGACCATCTCCTTCGGGCAGCGGAAGATCACCACCATTGCCCTGGAGACGTTCAGGAACCAGGACTATCACTGGGTCACCCCCATTCAGATACCGGAGAAGGCGGCGGTCACCGTTTCCGTGACCTGCGCGAAGCCGGGGACTCCGGCCACCGGTAAGCAGGCTTCCGGGTGTCACCAAGTGCTCAATGTCAGCGGTGAGCTGACCGATGTCCCGCGAGACGAACGATAG
- a CDS encoding zinc ribbon domain-containing protein, with protein sequence MTRPCPSCGAANADDEDFCGSCGTYLGWSTRARPGAPAPDPDPEPEPQPQPAPEPTPAPEPEPEPAPAPVRPTRPAPPEPEPEPEPAEEPVGAVRPGVPVAARPTVRTAAVDDEPDGEPCPSCGTNNRPGRTFCRNCAEPLKPRATAAPLPWWRTRWPFNRRVRAGSGRLLRGCLVALVVAGLLVAGFLLIPAGRYVVEDVRDKLGGTGEVSPLHVSANASAPGHPAKAAVDGVTNTYWGAPKTGDALTAEFEDPFRLVGVTVHTGVSTKAEVFQKGARPTRADLTITTKDGKVHEKTMTLADKPGEQTLRMGIGDVVSVRFTIREAAGRGNGHPIALGEIEYFKRT encoded by the coding sequence ATGACCCGCCCCTGCCCGTCCTGCGGAGCCGCGAACGCGGACGACGAGGACTTCTGCGGAAGCTGCGGTACGTATCTGGGCTGGTCGACGCGGGCGCGCCCCGGGGCGCCGGCCCCGGACCCGGACCCGGAGCCGGAACCGCAACCGCAACCGGCCCCCGAACCGACCCCGGCCCCCGAGCCCGAACCGGAACCCGCGCCCGCCCCCGTACGGCCAACGCGCCCGGCCCCACCGGAACCGGAACCGGAACCGGAACCGGCCGAGGAGCCCGTGGGTGCGGTCCGGCCCGGCGTGCCCGTCGCCGCCCGCCCCACCGTCAGGACCGCAGCGGTGGACGACGAACCGGACGGCGAGCCCTGCCCCTCCTGCGGGACGAACAACCGCCCGGGCCGCACGTTCTGCCGGAACTGCGCCGAGCCCCTGAAGCCCCGTGCCACGGCGGCTCCGCTGCCCTGGTGGCGGACCCGGTGGCCGTTCAACCGCCGGGTGCGGGCGGGCTCGGGGCGGCTGCTGCGGGGCTGCCTCGTCGCGCTGGTGGTCGCGGGCCTCCTGGTCGCGGGGTTCCTGCTGATCCCGGCGGGCCGTTACGTCGTGGAGGACGTACGCGACAAGCTCGGCGGTACGGGCGAGGTCAGCCCGCTCCACGTCTCCGCGAACGCGTCCGCCCCGGGGCACCCGGCCAAGGCGGCGGTGGACGGGGTGACGAACACGTACTGGGGCGCCCCGAAGACGGGCGACGCGCTGACGGCGGAGTTCGAGGACCCGTTCCGGCTGGTCGGCGTCACGGTCCACACGGGCGTCTCGACGAAGGCCGAGGTCTTCCAGAAGGGCGCGCGGCCGACCCGCGCGGACCTGACCATCACGACGAAGGACGGAAAGGTCCACGAGAAGACGATGACCCTCGCCGACAAGCCGGGCGAGCAGACCCTGCGGATGGGCATCGGCGACGTCGTATCGGTCCGCTTCACGATCCGCGAGGCGGCGGGCCGGGGCAACGGCCACCCGATCGCCCTGGGCGAGATCGAGTACTTCAAGCGGACCTGA
- a CDS encoding phage tail sheath family protein, translating to MPSYLTPGVYVEEVQSGARPIEGVGTAVAAFVGFAETGPFHRPTLVTSWDQYVSTFGTFTPDTYLTLAVHGFFSNGGGAAYIVRIGGPAEDAPQDDAPATAPSVAVGGFLVSARPGAGDGISIEVADAEGENPPEDRFRLLVRQGGKVVETFDTSVRKNVKGYLVTQARQSKLIEVTEQPGAAQSRPEKQSLTLAPATPDASTTGRTGPTEYVGDASARTGIAALEAIDEITMVAVPDLMSAHQRGDLDDEGVRAVQLALIAHCEQMGDRVAVLDTPPGMNAQRVRTWRNDDAGYDSRYATVYYPWLKVLDPATGRQTLMPPSGHVAGVWARSDGERGVHKAPANEVIRGALDLELRLSRGEQDLLNPIGVNCVRAFPGRGIRIWGARTLSSDPAWRYLNVRRLFNYLEESILLGTQWVVFEPNDDRLWSSIRRNVTAFLSEEWRRGALFGRTAEEAFYVKCDRDNNPQESIDLGQVVCEIGVAPVKPAEFVVFRLSQFSDSTSLVDE from the coding sequence ATGCCGTCGTACCTCACCCCAGGTGTATACGTGGAGGAGGTGCAGTCCGGAGCACGGCCCATCGAGGGTGTCGGCACCGCGGTCGCCGCCTTCGTCGGCTTCGCGGAGACCGGCCCCTTCCACCGGCCGACGCTGGTGACCAGCTGGGACCAGTACGTTTCGACGTTCGGCACCTTCACCCCGGACACGTATCTGACGCTCGCCGTCCACGGGTTCTTCAGCAACGGCGGCGGCGCCGCGTACATCGTGCGGATCGGCGGTCCCGCCGAGGACGCGCCGCAGGACGACGCGCCCGCCACGGCGCCCTCCGTGGCCGTCGGCGGCTTCCTGGTCTCGGCCCGGCCGGGCGCCGGCGACGGGATCTCCATCGAGGTCGCCGACGCCGAGGGCGAGAACCCGCCGGAGGACCGCTTCCGCCTGCTGGTCCGGCAGGGCGGCAAGGTCGTGGAGACCTTCGATACCTCCGTACGCAAGAACGTGAAGGGCTACCTGGTCACCCAGGCCCGTCAGTCCAAGCTCATCGAGGTCACCGAGCAGCCCGGCGCGGCGCAGTCCCGCCCCGAGAAGCAGAGCCTGACCCTCGCGCCCGCCACCCCGGACGCGTCCACCACCGGCCGGACCGGCCCCACCGAGTACGTGGGCGACGCCTCCGCCCGTACCGGCATCGCCGCCCTTGAGGCGATCGACGAGATCACCATGGTCGCCGTCCCCGACCTGATGAGCGCGCACCAGCGCGGCGACCTCGACGACGAGGGCGTCCGGGCCGTGCAGCTCGCCCTCATCGCGCACTGCGAGCAGATGGGCGACCGGGTCGCCGTCCTGGACACCCCGCCCGGCATGAACGCCCAGCGCGTCCGCACCTGGCGCAACGACGACGCCGGCTACGACTCGCGCTACGCGACCGTGTACTACCCCTGGCTCAAGGTCCTCGACCCGGCCACCGGCCGCCAGACCCTGATGCCCCCGAGCGGCCACGTCGCCGGCGTGTGGGCCCGCAGCGACGGCGAACGCGGGGTGCACAAGGCGCCCGCCAACGAGGTCATCCGGGGTGCGCTCGACCTCGAACTCCGCCTGAGCCGGGGCGAGCAGGACCTCCTCAACCCGATCGGCGTCAACTGCGTGCGCGCGTTCCCCGGCCGGGGCATCCGGATCTGGGGCGCCCGCACCCTCTCCTCCGACCCGGCCTGGCGCTACCTCAACGTCCGCCGGCTCTTCAACTACCTGGAGGAGTCCATCCTCCTGGGCACCCAGTGGGTCGTCTTCGAGCCCAACGACGACCGCCTCTGGTCGAGCATCCGGCGCAACGTCACCGCGTTCCTCTCCGAGGAGTGGCGCCGGGGCGCGCTCTTCGGGCGTACGGCGGAGGAGGCGTTCTACGTCAAGTGCGACCGGGACAACAACCCGCAGGAGTCCATCGACCTCGGCCAGGTCGTCTGCGAGATCGGCGTCGCGCCGGTGAAGCCGGCGGAGTTCGTCGTCTTCCGCCTCTCCCAGTTCTCGGACAGCACGAGCCTCGTGGACGAGTGA
- a CDS encoding phage tail protein I, whose protein sequence is MTRAAVPGLPSRYPIGGLLPALYADDDLAQRFTAGLDTVLAPVLSTLDNLPAYFDPALAPADFLPWLSSWVGAGIDPAWPEDRRRAAVARAVELHRRRGTRQGLADLLRLCFGVEADIQDGGGVTWSSEPDSPLPPAPTGELLIRIHSDRPVDETRVLAVARASCPAHLTCRVEITGSPA, encoded by the coding sequence ATGACGCGGGCCGCCGTCCCCGGCCTCCCCAGCCGCTACCCGATCGGCGGGCTGCTGCCCGCCCTGTACGCGGACGACGACCTGGCCCAGCGCTTCACGGCGGGCCTGGACACGGTCCTCGCCCCGGTCCTGTCCACGCTCGACAACCTCCCGGCCTACTTCGACCCGGCGCTGGCCCCGGCGGACTTCCTCCCCTGGCTCTCCTCCTGGGTCGGCGCCGGCATCGACCCGGCCTGGCCGGAGGACCGCCGCCGCGCGGCCGTCGCCCGAGCCGTGGAACTCCACCGCCGCCGAGGCACCCGCCAGGGCCTGGCGGACCTCCTCCGCCTCTGCTTCGGCGTGGAGGCGGACATCCAGGACGGCGGCGGCGTGACGTGGTCGTCGGAGCCGGACTCACCGCTGCCGCCCGCCCCGACGGGCGAGCTGCTGATACGCATCCACTCGGACCGCCCCGTGGACGAGACCCGAGTCCTCGCGGTGGCCCGCGCCTCCTGCCCGGCCCACCTGACCTGCCGGGTCGAGATCACCGGGAGCCCCGCATGA
- a CDS encoding VgrG-related protein: MTGPARSFAADPIVEAPAELPQAWAAQLVSCAVDENIGLPDSAVLTYRDPYHTLLTATGITIGTELKISVVTVQERARERLFTGEVTALELDSDTTGSFTVVRAFSKAHRLRRGRKVVAYRNMKAADIVRKVAAGAGLPCGKVEAAPVMYKQLTQPNISDWDFLQYLAGECGAHVRVDEKGVLQFVKPKPASSAPSPSTSASKHPMVLEYGRNLLALRAVLTASDGADSVEVRGWDVQNKVRVLAREQSIRSETVAPGTNPATPAALFGKNARMTVADTPYRTQAEARAVAGAVAGRVSSGFGEIEAVAEGNPKLRAGEPVALGNVGPAFAGRYTATAAHHTLDPQDGYRTTVLVSTDPDRSLTGLTGGQGAPVPGPRMPGLAIGVVTDIREGRGKERGSVKLKFPWLDDTYVTDWVRTVQWGGQGGGGVFSPEVNDEVLVGFEQGLIDAPYVLGGLYNGVDKPSPHDVPLVDPTSGKVNRRSLVSRSGNRVELLDTPRGPSGVRLATGDEQLEVVLDERRGEIALKVYARGTRRVLSSLSLGRTGITLDAGTGNVQVKGASVTINGKTGVTVDGGLLAVLKAALVRIN, from the coding sequence ATGACCGGCCCCGCCCGCTCCTTCGCCGCCGACCCCATCGTGGAGGCGCCCGCCGAGCTGCCCCAGGCGTGGGCCGCCCAGCTGGTGAGCTGCGCGGTGGACGAGAACATCGGGCTGCCCGACAGCGCGGTCCTGACCTACCGCGACCCGTACCACACACTGCTCACCGCCACCGGGATCACGATCGGCACCGAGCTGAAGATCTCCGTCGTGACCGTCCAGGAACGGGCGCGCGAGCGGCTGTTCACGGGTGAGGTCACCGCGCTGGAGCTGGACAGCGACACCACCGGATCGTTCACCGTCGTCCGCGCGTTCTCCAAGGCGCACCGGCTGCGGCGCGGCCGCAAGGTCGTCGCGTACCGGAACATGAAGGCCGCCGACATCGTCCGCAAGGTCGCCGCCGGGGCCGGGCTGCCGTGCGGGAAGGTCGAGGCGGCCCCGGTGATGTACAAGCAGCTGACCCAGCCGAACATCTCGGACTGGGACTTCCTCCAGTACCTCGCGGGGGAGTGCGGGGCGCATGTCCGGGTGGACGAGAAGGGCGTGCTCCAGTTCGTGAAGCCGAAGCCCGCCTCCTCGGCGCCGTCCCCGTCCACCTCCGCGTCCAAACACCCGATGGTCCTGGAGTACGGCCGCAACCTGCTGGCGCTCCGGGCCGTGCTGACCGCGTCGGACGGGGCGGACAGCGTGGAGGTGCGCGGCTGGGACGTGCAGAACAAGGTCCGGGTCCTGGCCCGCGAGCAGTCCATCCGCTCCGAGACCGTGGCCCCGGGCACCAACCCCGCCACGCCCGCCGCCCTGTTCGGGAAGAACGCCCGGATGACCGTCGCGGACACCCCGTACCGCACCCAGGCCGAGGCCCGCGCGGTCGCCGGTGCCGTCGCCGGACGGGTCTCCTCCGGCTTCGGCGAGATCGAGGCGGTGGCGGAGGGCAACCCGAAGCTCCGCGCGGGCGAACCGGTCGCCCTCGGCAACGTCGGCCCCGCCTTCGCCGGGCGCTACACCGCGACCGCCGCCCACCACACCCTGGACCCGCAGGACGGCTACCGTACGACCGTCCTGGTCAGCACCGACCCGGACCGCTCGCTGACCGGCCTCACCGGGGGGCAGGGCGCACCCGTGCCCGGACCCCGGATGCCGGGCCTGGCGATCGGCGTCGTCACCGACATCCGCGAGGGCCGGGGCAAGGAACGCGGCTCGGTGAAGCTCAAGTTCCCCTGGCTGGACGACACGTACGTCACGGACTGGGTCCGTACGGTGCAGTGGGGCGGGCAGGGCGGCGGCGGGGTCTTCAGCCCCGAGGTCAACGACGAGGTGCTGGTCGGCTTCGAACAGGGCCTGATCGACGCCCCGTACGTGCTCGGCGGCCTCTACAACGGCGTCGACAAGCCGTCCCCGCACGACGTCCCGCTCGTGGACCCGACCAGCGGCAAGGTCAACCGCCGCTCCCTGGTGTCCCGTTCGGGCAACCGGGTCGAACTGCTCGACACCCCGCGCGGCCCGTCCGGCGTCCGTCTCGCCACCGGCGACGAGCAGCTGGAGGTCGTGCTGGACGAGCGGCGCGGCGAGATCGCGCTCAAGGTGTACGCGCGCGGCACCCGCCGGGTCCTCAGCTCCCTGTCGCTCGGCCGCACCGGCATCACGCTCGACGCGGGCACCGGGAACGTCCAGGTGAAGGGCGCGTCGGTGACCATCAACGGCAAGACCGGCGTCACCGTCGACGGCGGCCTGCTCGCCGTCCTGAAGGCCGCACTCGTCCGCATCAACTGA
- a CDS encoding phage tail protein, which yields MTDNIFATSVFFKLTIGGSDLGAFHTCSGLGAEVEIEQYAEGGNNGYTWQLPGRITWTNITLTRPVTADTLKIARWLNETTQRVERKDGEIVALRPDLSRIVSWQVQGIVPVRWQGPSFDPASSQAAVETLEIAHEGLVPS from the coding sequence ATGACGGACAACATCTTCGCGACGAGCGTGTTCTTCAAGCTCACCATCGGCGGCAGCGACCTCGGCGCGTTCCACACCTGCTCGGGGCTCGGCGCCGAGGTGGAGATCGAGCAGTACGCCGAGGGCGGCAACAACGGGTACACCTGGCAGCTGCCGGGCCGGATCACCTGGACGAACATCACGCTGACGCGCCCCGTCACCGCCGACACCCTCAAGATCGCCCGCTGGCTGAACGAGACGACGCAGCGCGTAGAGCGCAAGGACGGCGAGATCGTCGCCCTGCGCCCCGACCTCAGCCGGATCGTCAGCTGGCAGGTGCAGGGGATCGTCCCGGTCCGCTGGCAGGGGCCGTCCTTCGACCCGGCCAGCTCCCAGGCGGCCGTCGAGACGCTGGAGATCGCGCACGAGGGGCTGGTCCCCTCCTGA